A genomic stretch from Sphingobacterium sp. ML3W includes:
- a CDS encoding competence/damage-inducible protein A has translation MKAEIITIGDEILIGQIIDTNSGWIAQQLGKFEIDIVQMTSIPDTEEAIFNTLKDASTRADLILITGGLGPTKDDVTKKTAAKYFGTTLIRDEKVLQHVTSFFESRNMEMLEINRQQADVLANCEILFNDYGTAPGMLVSDAQKHYIFMPGVPFEMKHLMEQRVFPLIEQQNKDIFIHHETLLVGGIGESYLAEEIKDIEEELPSTIKLAYLPTLAFIRLRLSGKSKNKADIIQEVKLFKSKLLNRLKNYVIADYDTTIEAYLIKQFTQQRLTLTTAESCTGGSLAASLTANPGSSEIFVGGTIPYSNRLKQQLLNVNETTLEQFGAVSEQTAIEMAAGAKAKFNTDYAIATTGIAGPGGGSVEKPVGTVWVAVAGKKEVITKKFQFNNDRRINIERTRMNALLLLWKLLVKEEGSKFE, from the coding sequence ATGAAAGCAGAAATTATTACGATTGGAGATGAGATTCTGATAGGCCAGATTATCGATACCAACTCCGGCTGGATTGCACAACAATTAGGAAAATTCGAGATAGATATTGTCCAGATGACATCCATTCCCGACACGGAGGAAGCTATTTTCAATACTTTAAAAGACGCATCCACGAGAGCCGATTTAATTTTAATTACCGGAGGGCTTGGTCCAACTAAAGACGATGTTACAAAAAAAACCGCGGCAAAATATTTTGGCACTACATTAATCCGTGATGAAAAAGTGCTTCAACATGTAACAAGTTTCTTTGAATCCCGCAATATGGAAATGCTAGAGATTAATCGACAGCAAGCCGATGTTTTGGCAAACTGTGAAATATTATTCAACGATTATGGTACAGCTCCAGGTATGTTGGTTTCCGATGCACAAAAACACTATATTTTTATGCCCGGTGTACCATTTGAAATGAAGCATCTAATGGAACAGCGTGTCTTCCCTTTGATCGAACAACAAAATAAAGATATCTTCATCCACCACGAAACCTTACTTGTAGGTGGCATTGGAGAGTCTTATCTTGCTGAAGAAATAAAGGATATTGAAGAAGAACTTCCTTCAACTATTAAATTGGCCTATTTACCCACATTAGCTTTTATTCGCCTACGGCTTTCCGGAAAAAGTAAAAACAAAGCTGATATTATTCAAGAAGTAAAGCTCTTTAAGAGCAAACTTTTGAACCGCTTAAAAAATTATGTAATTGCTGATTACGACACCACTATTGAAGCATATTTAATTAAGCAGTTTACTCAACAGCGACTTACCTTGACTACAGCTGAAAGCTGTACAGGCGGAAGTCTGGCGGCTTCATTAACAGCAAATCCCGGAAGTAGCGAAATCTTCGTCGGAGGAACAATCCCCTACTCCAATAGACTAAAACAGCAATTGCTAAACGTCAATGAAACAACGTTGGAGCAATTTGGCGCTGTCAGTGAGCAGACGGCCATAGAAATGGCTGCAGGTGCAAAAGCAAAATTTAACACGGACTATGCCATTGCGACAACAGGAATAGCCGGCCCGGGCGGCGGTTCTGTTGAGAAACCTGTCGGGACAGTCTGGGTGGCGGTAGCTGGAAAAAAAGAAGTGATCACAAAGAAGTTTCAATTCAACAATGATAGGCGCATAAACATCGAACGTACGCGCATGAATGCGCTTCTCCTGCTCTGGAAACTACTGGTAAAAGAAGAAGGGTCAAAATTCGAGTAA
- a CDS encoding putative LPS assembly protein LptD: protein MGNSTFAQSNIPLKQNGLQSKDPVSATSKLQDTTKIKPADSTKSRQDTTKKKGSGLQAEVSIIAVDSQKSEVAKNISHLYRGAKVKYQDFELSADYIRLDRNQKKIFASGIYDKSGKYVGRPIVIMGNGESPKTVDSLYYDYEKQEGNTYGIMTEVDGGFIQANIVRKNIYDEMSIYKGLYSTCNLPEPHTHFGIHISKGIVTKNQIISGPAYLVVMGVPMPVAFPFAFFPKPDKRASGFLFPSFGEDYTRGFSMRDIGWYLAFNDYWDSEIRGSLYSKGSWEVSMNTRYTVNYKFNGGFNIRYANTKTGVEGTKDYGSNKDFNVTWNHTQRQEANPGTSFSASVNFGTASYFRNTGTGSNLTTYENLAQNRMGSSISYGKVFADGKVNLTASLTHSQNMADRSIQLSLPNISLNVSSFNPFDSKDRVGEQKWYQRINVGYSFQAQNTVNTKDSLLFSSGGFKRFQNGFQHNIPISLSLNAFKYFQFNTSVNYTERWYLQSTRQRIDNTPAGYKQRLDTLQGFNRAYDYSVSTGLSTKIYGMYPKIGKIEAIRHVVTPSINFNYRPDFSDPRYGFYQQYNDQYGNRNVYSIFSQGVYGSPSAGKSAGIGFSIDNNIEAKVKSKSDTTDGGFKKIPILQGLTFSGNYNFVADSLKLSPITFSGRTAFFDQKMNVNFNGTFDPYSVNENGVRVNRYAIKDGSLARLTNFGLSFDYSLNPKAAKSRGDNIDSLRKQMSNAGMTPEQAQALARISSDPNAFVDFNIPWNLAASFSFNMSKFFNTSTRRMDNQITSTLNLHGDFSVTPKWKVTFQSGYDFKQKEVVMTSFNIYRDLHCWDMSFGWMPFGRYRSYNVTIRAKASILQDLKLTKRASSGGSYF from the coding sequence ATGGGCAATTCAACATTCGCTCAGAGCAATATTCCATTAAAACAGAACGGACTTCAAAGTAAGGACCCTGTCTCGGCGACCAGTAAACTGCAGGATACAACAAAAATAAAACCTGCTGATTCCACTAAATCCAGACAGGATACCACTAAGAAAAAAGGCAGTGGATTGCAGGCCGAAGTCAGCATTATCGCCGTCGATTCCCAAAAATCGGAAGTAGCAAAGAATATTAGCCATTTATATCGTGGTGCAAAAGTAAAGTATCAGGATTTTGAACTTTCCGCTGATTACATCCGACTCGACCGCAATCAAAAAAAGATTTTTGCATCAGGCATCTATGATAAAAGCGGCAAATATGTAGGTCGTCCTATTGTTATTATGGGAAATGGTGAATCTCCTAAAACAGTAGATTCCCTCTATTATGATTACGAAAAGCAGGAAGGGAATACCTATGGTATTATGACCGAGGTAGATGGAGGCTTTATCCAAGCCAATATCGTCCGAAAGAATATCTATGATGAGATGTCAATCTACAAGGGACTCTATAGTACTTGTAATTTACCAGAGCCACACACCCATTTTGGTATACATATATCCAAAGGGATTGTAACTAAAAATCAGATCATTTCCGGTCCTGCCTATTTAGTCGTGATGGGTGTCCCTATGCCTGTAGCCTTTCCTTTTGCATTTTTCCCTAAACCTGATAAAAGAGCCTCGGGATTTCTTTTCCCATCTTTTGGTGAAGATTATACGCGAGGTTTCTCCATGCGTGACATTGGTTGGTATCTCGCTTTCAACGATTACTGGGATAGTGAAATTAGGGGGTCATTGTATTCAAAAGGTTCATGGGAAGTCTCCATGAATACACGTTATACCGTTAATTATAAATTCAACGGTGGATTTAATATACGTTATGCAAATACGAAAACAGGAGTGGAAGGAACGAAAGATTACGGATCCAATAAAGACTTCAATGTAACCTGGAATCATACCCAACGTCAAGAAGCTAACCCGGGAACATCTTTTTCTGCTAGTGTAAACTTTGGTACCGCCTCCTATTTCCGCAATACAGGTACAGGAAGCAACCTAACCACCTATGAAAATCTTGCCCAGAACAGAATGGGGTCATCTATCAGTTATGGGAAAGTGTTTGCCGATGGAAAAGTAAATCTAACAGCAAGTTTAACCCATAGTCAGAATATGGCTGACAGAAGTATTCAGTTAAGCTTACCCAATATTAGCTTAAACGTTTCTTCGTTCAACCCCTTTGACAGCAAAGATCGTGTAGGCGAACAAAAATGGTATCAACGTATCAATGTTGGTTATAGTTTTCAGGCACAAAATACAGTCAATACCAAAGACAGCTTGTTATTTAGTTCTGGAGGTTTCAAAAGGTTCCAGAATGGTTTCCAGCATAACATTCCGATCAGCTTATCTCTTAACGCATTTAAATACTTCCAATTCAATACCAGTGTAAACTACACCGAACGTTGGTACTTACAAAGTACCAGACAACGTATTGATAACACACCGGCAGGTTATAAACAACGGCTTGATACACTACAGGGATTTAATCGTGCTTACGATTATTCTGTATCTACTGGTCTTTCGACCAAGATATACGGTATGTATCCAAAGATCGGAAAGATCGAAGCGATCAGACATGTGGTTACTCCATCAATCAATTTTAACTACAGACCAGATTTCTCAGACCCACGTTATGGGTTCTATCAACAATATAATGATCAATATGGCAATCGTAACGTATACTCCATCTTTTCGCAGGGAGTATATGGCTCACCTTCTGCAGGAAAATCTGCAGGCATAGGCTTCTCAATTGACAACAATATCGAGGCCAAGGTGAAGAGCAAATCTGACACTACCGACGGTGGCTTCAAAAAGATACCAATTCTTCAAGGTTTAACCTTCAGTGGAAATTACAATTTTGTTGCAGATTCATTAAAACTATCACCGATAACTTTCTCCGGTCGGACAGCATTTTTCGACCAGAAGATGAATGTAAACTTCAACGGTACATTTGACCCTTATTCGGTAAATGAGAATGGTGTCCGCGTCAACAGATATGCGATTAAAGATGGAAGTTTGGCCCGTCTGACAAATTTTGGTTTATCCTTTGACTATAGCCTAAATCCGAAAGCGGCCAAATCGCGGGGTGACAACATCGATTCACTAAGAAAGCAAATGTCCAATGCTGGAATGACCCCAGAGCAAGCACAAGCTTTAGCCCGAATCAGTTCAGACCCCAATGCTTTTGTAGACTTTAATATTCCCTGGAACCTAGCGGCTTCGTTCAGTTTTAATATGTCCAAGTTCTTTAATACGAGTACACGACGCATGGACAATCAGATTACTAGTACGCTGAATTTACATGGGGATTTTAGTGTTACGCCTAAATGGAAAGTAACATTTCAATCTGGCTACGATTTCAAACAAAAAGAAGTTGTCATGACTTCCTTCAATATTTATCGAGATTTACACTGCTGGGATATGTCCTTTGGATGGATGCCATTTGGACGATATCGAAGTTATAATGTCACCATTCGAGCAAAGGCATCAATATTGCAAGATCTCAAATTGACAAAAAGAGCAAGTTCTGGAGGCAGTTATTTTTAA
- a CDS encoding N-acetylmuramoyl-L-alanine amidase: MKSDLRIRKWCSIMFATLGFFLLNSFKLNNGQPEPPDYQIKTIVIDAGHGGKDTGAQGRRSLEKNVALDVALKLGRQIQKDIPGVKIIYTRTSDEFVELYKRIRLANANKADLFISIHCNSGGSSAHGTESLVSGSHRLGQQDAAVRENASLLLESNYKENYQGFDPKDPESAIIFSLMKNRFREKSIRLAQMIEGEYVKSGRHSRGFWEKGLAVLAEAGMPAVLTEIGFISNREEESYLLSDEGQQEIVNNLVSALKIYKNSVER; the protein is encoded by the coding sequence ATGAAATCAGATTTAAGAATTAGAAAATGGTGTAGCATTATGTTTGCTACTTTGGGATTTTTTTTATTGAATTCTTTCAAATTAAACAACGGCCAACCCGAACCACCCGACTATCAGATTAAAACCATCGTTATTGATGCTGGGCATGGTGGAAAAGATACCGGTGCACAGGGCCGTCGATCCCTAGAAAAGAATGTAGCGTTGGACGTGGCGTTAAAGCTCGGACGACAAATTCAAAAAGATATTCCGGGAGTTAAGATTATCTACACACGGACTTCTGATGAATTTGTGGAATTGTATAAACGTATTCGTTTGGCGAATGCTAACAAAGCGGATTTATTTATTTCCATTCACTGTAATTCAGGTGGTTCTAGTGCCCATGGTACGGAAAGCTTGGTTTCTGGTTCGCATCGTTTAGGGCAACAGGATGCTGCTGTCCGCGAGAATGCATCGTTATTGCTCGAATCAAATTATAAAGAAAATTACCAGGGATTTGATCCTAAAGACCCCGAAAGTGCCATTATTTTTTCATTGATGAAAAACAGATTCCGTGAAAAGAGTATTCGTTTGGCGCAGATGATTGAAGGAGAGTACGTGAAATCCGGAAGACATAGCCGTGGGTTCTGGGAAAAAGGATTAGCTGTACTAGCAGAAGCGGGAATGCCAGCTGTTTTGACAGAAATAGGATTTATCAGCAATAGGGAAGAGGAAAGCTATCTTTTATCAGATGAAGGGCAACAAGAAATTGTCAATAATCTGGTTTCGGCTTTAAAAATTTATAAAAATTCTGTTGAACGCTAA
- a CDS encoding MlaD family protein, with amino-acid sequence MKISNETKVGILATVAIALLFIGYSFLKGNDVFSSDNTFYTTYHTVDGLTSSKPVLVNGYQIGRVSKMILQPDGKIKTEFKIHSHYKIPKNTIARISSTDLLGSKAIVFEMGNSTEMAKDGDFLNSGIQANIMDKVEPIQKRIETITIKLDSTLTVVNTVLDKQFQDDFKNSIHSISTSLKNVEGITKDVEGLVGNEKGRLNRIMANLESITSNFSQNGEKINAIMSNLNNITDKAARLDFEQTMNKVNAAMSDFQNITSKINSGKGSIGLLLNDEELYRNLNNASKEMDNLMKDVKEKPGKYIKLSIFGKKGEK; translated from the coding sequence GTGAAAATATCAAATGAAACAAAAGTCGGCATATTAGCAACAGTTGCAATTGCTCTATTATTTATAGGGTATAGTTTTTTAAAAGGAAACGACGTCTTCAGCAGCGATAATACATTTTATACCACTTACCATACAGTCGACGGTTTGACTTCTTCTAAACCGGTTTTAGTTAACGGTTATCAGATTGGACGGGTATCAAAAATGATCTTACAACCGGATGGTAAAATAAAAACGGAATTTAAGATCCATTCCCATTATAAAATCCCTAAAAATACTATTGCTCGGATTTCGAGTACAGATTTGTTGGGTAGCAAGGCAATTGTTTTTGAGATGGGCAATAGCACGGAAATGGCTAAAGATGGCGATTTTCTAAATTCAGGTATCCAAGCGAATATTATGGATAAAGTTGAACCAATCCAAAAGCGTATTGAAACTATTACGATCAAATTGGATTCTACATTGACAGTGGTTAATACGGTACTAGATAAGCAATTTCAAGATGATTTTAAGAATAGTATCCATAGCATATCGACTTCCCTGAAAAATGTTGAGGGAATCACAAAAGATGTAGAAGGACTTGTGGGAAATGAAAAGGGAAGGCTAAATAGAATTATGGCCAATCTGGAATCGATTACATCCAATTTCTCACAAAATGGTGAGAAAATCAACGCTATAATGTCCAATCTAAACAATATAACGGATAAAGCGGCACGATTGGATTTTGAACAAACCATGAACAAGGTAAATGCGGCAATGTCCGATTTTCAAAATATTACGAGTAAGATCAATAGTGGTAAGGGGTCAATTGGTTTATTGCTTAATGATGAAGAATTATACCGTAATCTGAATAATGCATCTAAAGAAATGGATAATCTGATGAAGGATGTCAAGGAGAAACCCGGTAAATATATCAAGCTTTCTATTTTTGGAAAAAAAGGTGAAAAATAG
- a CDS encoding S9 family peptidase — translation MKKLTIFTLAIMACNLSNAQESKGGKSSFKMVTETPQPISPSTLWDLGRVSAEGLSSDGKTLLYGVSNYNLESNTSEKNLYTISLANGAGGQFTDQKGGEAVVQIEQNGDVIYLSKGHLWKKNLTKGEATQLTSGEMALENVKFSPDGTHILFSQSVLIKKYHSTDKYPELPKSDAYIYDNLDYRHWDTFNDGKFNHPFVASYSNGKIGDPVDLLKDQPYYSPQAPFGGAEDFIWSPDSKAILYVCKKKFGTDYAVSTNTDIYRYELSSGTTTNLTEGMKGYDIAPAYSPDGKSLTWLSMKTDGYESDKNDIILFDKSSSIRLNLTAHWDGTVNSFIWSNDNRKIYFTAATKGTVQLFELEVPSNIKSKSLPKIQQISTGDFDITGIVGQTGDKLIVTLTKFTRATEVFSFDLKNKSLTAVTKVNDGKYAAIAENKIERRITKASDGADLFSWVIYPPNFDPAKKYPTILYCEGGPQSALTQFYSFRWNLQLIASQGYIVIAPNRRGMPGWGVKWNEAISQDWGGQPIKDYLSAIDDISKETYVDTARRAAIGASYGGYSVYQLAGVHQNRFKTFIAHNGLFDMRSWYGTTEELFFANHELGGAYWDSKNEKSYTQFNPIEKANNWHTPILIFQGGKDYRVPIGQGLAAFQLAQLKKIKSRLVYLPDENHWVLSGHNAQVWQREFFTWLKETL, via the coding sequence ATGAAAAAACTTACAATATTTACATTAGCGATTATGGCATGCAACCTCAGCAATGCGCAAGAAAGCAAAGGTGGAAAATCCAGTTTTAAGATGGTTACGGAAACACCACAACCGATTAGCCCCAGCACCCTTTGGGATCTCGGACGTGTATCGGCTGAAGGACTTTCTTCAGATGGTAAAACATTGCTGTATGGTGTTTCTAATTACAACTTAGAAAGCAATACGAGTGAGAAGAATCTTTATACCATCTCATTGGCCAATGGTGCCGGTGGTCAATTTACGGATCAAAAAGGAGGCGAAGCAGTAGTCCAGATCGAACAAAATGGTGATGTGATTTATTTATCGAAAGGTCACTTGTGGAAAAAAAATCTGACAAAGGGAGAGGCAACTCAGCTGACATCCGGTGAGATGGCTTTGGAAAATGTCAAATTTTCTCCCGACGGAACACATATCCTTTTTAGCCAATCCGTATTAATCAAAAAATACCATAGCACAGATAAATATCCAGAATTGCCGAAATCAGATGCCTATATTTATGACAACTTAGATTACAGACATTGGGATACATTCAATGATGGAAAATTCAATCACCCTTTTGTTGCCAGCTATAGTAATGGAAAAATAGGAGATCCTGTTGATCTGCTGAAGGATCAACCTTACTACAGTCCACAGGCACCTTTTGGTGGTGCAGAAGATTTCATTTGGTCTCCCGATAGCAAGGCGATATTATATGTTTGCAAGAAAAAATTCGGGACAGATTATGCCGTGAGTACCAACACAGATATTTATCGTTATGAATTATCTTCTGGTACGACCACCAATCTGACCGAAGGCATGAAAGGCTATGACATCGCACCAGCTTATTCTCCAGATGGTAAAAGCTTAACTTGGCTCAGTATGAAAACCGATGGTTATGAGTCCGACAAAAATGACATCATCCTATTTGATAAAAGCAGTTCAATTCGATTAAATTTAACAGCACACTGGGATGGTACCGTCAACAGTTTTATCTGGAGCAATGATAATCGCAAAATATACTTTACTGCTGCCACAAAAGGTACTGTGCAGCTATTTGAATTAGAGGTACCTTCGAATATAAAGTCAAAAAGTCTTCCAAAGATCCAACAAATTTCAACAGGGGACTTTGATATTACGGGTATTGTTGGTCAAACCGGAGATAAGCTGATTGTTACTTTGACCAAATTCACGCGTGCGACTGAAGTCTTTAGCTTTGATCTCAAAAACAAATCTTTGACAGCAGTCACCAAGGTCAATGACGGCAAGTATGCAGCAATTGCGGAAAATAAAATTGAAAGACGTATTACAAAAGCCTCCGACGGTGCTGATTTATTTTCATGGGTAATTTACCCTCCAAATTTTGATCCTGCAAAAAAATACCCAACTATACTCTACTGTGAAGGTGGTCCACAATCTGCGCTCACGCAGTTTTATTCTTTCCGTTGGAACCTTCAGTTAATTGCTTCACAAGGTTACATTGTGATCGCACCAAATCGTAGAGGCATGCCCGGTTGGGGGGTAAAATGGAATGAGGCGATTTCCCAAGATTGGGGCGGACAACCGATCAAAGATTACTTGTCTGCTATAGATGACATATCCAAAGAAACATATGTCGACACAGCGCGTCGGGCAGCAATTGGTGCTAGCTATGGTGGTTATTCCGTTTATCAGTTAGCCGGAGTCCATCAAAATCGTTTCAAAACATTCATTGCACATAACGGCTTATTCGATATGAGAAGTTGGTATGGTACGACGGAAGAATTGTTCTTTGCCAATCATGAATTGGGGGGTGCCTATTGGGATAGCAAAAACGAAAAATCATATACCCAGTTTAATCCGATTGAAAAAGCAAACAACTGGCATACGCCTATTCTGATTTTTCAAGGCGGAAAAGATTATCGGGTTCCCATAGGACAGGGTTTAGCAGCCTTTCAACTTGCTCAGTTGAAGAAAATAAAAAGCAGACTTGTTTATCTCCCTGATGAAAACCATTGGGTACTATCAGGGCACAATGCTCAGGTCTGGCAAAGAGAATTCTTTACATGGCTTAAAGAAACCTTATAA
- the creD gene encoding cell envelope integrity protein CreD has product MENQNTPKSSFAAEQYSLFDKISNSTVLKLFVILFLSLLLLIPLTLISDLIEERKTREQNVSEGIALNWGQEQVISGPVVAIPYSEIIQKSAEKSKNSATLEYRQTKWIFILPQSSNINTDISPQHLSRGIYNTVVYNSHISIEGSFNKIDLTKLEIPIEKIDWKGSRLVFGIQDFKGLGKRPVLKWNGIESTFDPDFNNLKLFNQNLVCPISINPQSENIFKITLDLKGSKSLNFVPLGDQTNISAKGNWANPSFAGAFLPSKRTVDNANFSASWEIPSFSRKLPQQWSGDIYPIYLFEKNRGNLTDESEPPQPTARAASDSNVSSDMLVNSDMITINFLPDINNYQKTRRVAKYGILIILLTFTSLLFTEIIKKKRIHIIQYVLIGAAMVLFYTLLLALSEHIGFNTAYLIASVATLILIGSFIKAITKDLKSALLLGAILGTFYLFIYVLMQLRDYSLIAGTIGIFIILAILMRVSTKINWYQFDNNHADQ; this is encoded by the coding sequence ATGGAAAACCAAAATACACCCAAAAGCTCATTTGCAGCGGAACAGTATTCGCTCTTTGACAAAATTAGCAACTCAACAGTCCTAAAATTATTTGTCATCTTATTTCTTTCACTACTATTGCTCATACCACTGACATTAATCAGTGATCTAATTGAAGAACGTAAAACTCGCGAGCAAAACGTATCCGAAGGTATTGCGCTTAATTGGGGCCAGGAGCAGGTTATCTCCGGTCCAGTCGTAGCAATCCCATACAGCGAAATTATTCAGAAGTCCGCTGAAAAAAGTAAAAACTCAGCAACATTAGAATACAGACAAACAAAGTGGATTTTTATTCTGCCTCAAAGCTCGAATATCAACACAGACATCAGCCCACAGCATCTTTCCAGGGGGATCTATAATACTGTGGTATATAATAGTCATATCTCTATCGAAGGTAGCTTTAATAAAATCGATCTAACAAAGCTGGAAATTCCAATTGAGAAGATTGATTGGAAAGGAAGTCGATTAGTATTTGGTATACAAGATTTTAAGGGACTGGGCAAACGCCCTGTTCTCAAATGGAATGGTATAGAATCAACTTTCGATCCCGATTTTAACAACCTCAAACTATTCAATCAAAATCTAGTCTGTCCCATTTCTATCAATCCCCAAAGCGAAAACATTTTCAAAATCACATTAGACCTAAAAGGTTCAAAATCATTAAATTTTGTCCCGCTCGGTGATCAAACGAATATTTCTGCAAAAGGAAATTGGGCTAATCCGAGTTTTGCCGGTGCATTCTTACCAAGTAAACGAACAGTCGACAATGCCAATTTTTCAGCATCTTGGGAGATCCCTTCCTTTAGCCGCAAGCTGCCCCAACAATGGTCAGGAGATATTTATCCAATCTATCTCTTCGAAAAAAACAGGGGCAACCTGACAGATGAATCTGAGCCTCCGCAGCCTACAGCCCGTGCTGCATCAGACTCAAACGTATCCAGTGACATGTTAGTCAACTCGGATATGATCACCATCAATTTCCTGCCAGACATCAATAACTATCAAAAAACGAGGCGGGTTGCTAAATATGGTATTTTGATCATCCTCTTGACATTCACTTCACTCTTATTCACTGAGATTATCAAGAAAAAAAGAATCCATATTATCCAATATGTACTAATCGGAGCAGCCATGGTACTTTTTTATACATTGTTATTAGCATTATCAGAACATATCGGATTTAATACAGCCTATTTAATCGCTTCAGTTGCCACCTTAATCCTCATCGGAAGTTTTATAAAAGCGATTACAAAAGATCTTAAATCTGCGCTCTTACTTGGGGCAATTTTAGGTACATTCTATTTATTCATCTATGTACTCATGCAACTTAGAGATTACTCTCTCATTGCCGGAACGATCGGTATCTTTATCATCTTGGCAATCCTGATGCGTGTTTCCACAAAAATCAATTGGTATCAATTTGACAACAATCATGCTGATCAATAA
- a CDS encoding Coq4 family protein yields MKGIRLKLMLHLYNWSSKVYADIFKWNKKAWGISKEEFLTYPVGSIGHSLGLFYASKGFDVMPKLENHDVFHIITGTGTEIQDEIAMQYLLLGNGKVSLYLMGMIAIGGILFPEHFKYYKKTFQKGRSLQKFHHIEFKEILHYQLTELQIALYSKNIQVDLNK; encoded by the coding sequence ATGAAAGGAATTCGATTAAAACTCATGCTCCATCTCTACAATTGGTCTTCCAAAGTATATGCGGATATTTTCAAATGGAACAAAAAAGCATGGGGAATTAGCAAAGAGGAATTTTTAACCTACCCAGTTGGGAGCATTGGCCATAGTTTGGGTCTCTTTTACGCAAGTAAGGGATTTGATGTTATGCCAAAATTGGAAAATCATGATGTCTTCCATATTATAACAGGAACAGGAACCGAAATCCAAGATGAAATTGCCATGCAATACCTTTTGTTGGGCAACGGAAAAGTCAGTCTGTATTTAATGGGAATGATCGCGATTGGTGGCATCCTTTTTCCAGAACATTTTAAATATTACAAGAAAACCTTTCAGAAAGGTCGATCCCTGCAGAAGTTCCATCATATAGAATTCAAAGAGATACTTCATTACCAGCTTACCGAACTCCAAATTGCATTATACAGTAAAAATATTCAGGTTGATTTAAACAAATGA
- a CDS encoding transcriptional regulator: MKLDLSLYDKIFENRVRLQIMSVLAVNEEYDFNSFKEVLEVTDGNLASNLKTLEKEEYIVVEKSFVNRKPNTKYKRTTKGLKAFENHLIALENLIKQQYK; this comes from the coding sequence GTGAAATTAGATCTTTCTTTATATGACAAAATATTCGAAAATAGAGTCCGCTTACAAATTATGAGCGTCCTTGCAGTGAATGAAGAATATGATTTCAATTCGTTCAAAGAAGTATTGGAAGTAACCGATGGAAATCTAGCGTCCAACCTCAAAACATTGGAGAAAGAAGAATATATTGTCGTGGAAAAAAGTTTTGTCAACCGCAAACCCAACACCAAATATAAAAGGACGACAAAAGGATTAAAAGCATTTGAAAATCACCTTATTGCATTAGAAAATTTAATAAAACAACAATATAAATAA